In Gemmatimonadaceae bacterium, one DNA window encodes the following:
- the selD gene encoding selenide, water dikinase SelD, giving the protein MGPGDLSAALAPLPRESDPRLLVGRETFDDAGVFRLSDELALVQTVDFFAPIVDDPYRFGRVAAANALSDVYAMGGTPLTAMNIVGFPDRQLPLEVLTEILRGGADAVHEAGARIVGGHTVTDEELKYGLSVTGQVHPDRILSNANAKPGDLLFLTKPLGTGILATAGKAGALADEHGEALYASMAALNREASLAAVALGARCATDVTGFGLLGHARHIAKASGVRVVVDHASLPLLPGTREALAAGHVPGGTKRNLEWVDADCDWADVGGDVRNICADPQTSGGLLVCLPEALAAQFRASVPAAALVGRVEARSVGAQLRVE; this is encoded by the coding sequence ATGGGTCCGGGTGACCTGTCCGCCGCGCTCGCGCCGCTGCCGCGCGAATCCGATCCCCGCTTGCTTGTTGGTCGCGAGACCTTCGATGACGCGGGGGTGTTTCGGCTGTCCGACGAGCTCGCGTTGGTGCAGACGGTGGACTTCTTCGCGCCCATCGTGGACGATCCGTATCGCTTCGGCCGAGTCGCCGCCGCCAACGCACTCTCCGACGTTTACGCGATGGGCGGCACCCCACTCACGGCGATGAACATCGTGGGCTTCCCGGACAGGCAGCTGCCACTCGAGGTCCTCACCGAGATCCTGCGCGGCGGTGCCGACGCCGTGCATGAGGCCGGGGCGCGCATCGTCGGGGGGCACACGGTGACGGACGAGGAACTCAAGTACGGATTGTCGGTAACCGGGCAGGTGCACCCGGATCGCATCCTCTCGAACGCCAACGCGAAGCCCGGCGACTTGCTCTTCCTGACCAAGCCCTTGGGCACGGGCATTCTCGCCACCGCGGGGAAAGCGGGCGCGCTCGCCGATGAGCACGGGGAGGCCCTGTATGCGTCGATGGCGGCGCTGAATCGCGAGGCCAGCCTGGCCGCGGTCGCACTCGGGGCGCGCTGTGCCACCGACGTCACGGGGTTTGGCCTGCTGGGGCACGCGCGCCATATCGCCAAGGCCAGCGGCGTGCGTGTGGTCGTCGACCACGCCTCGCTGCCGCTGTTGCCGGGCACTCGCGAGGCGCTGGCCGCTGGACACGTGCCGGGCGGCACCAAGCGCAATCTCGAGTGGGTTGATGCGGACTGCGACTGGGCGGACGTCGGCGGCGACGTCCGCAACATCTGCGCGGACCCGCAGACCTCGGGCGGCCTGCTTGTGTGCCTTCCCGAGGCACTGGCCGCGCAGTTTCGTGCGAGCGTTCCGGCCGCGGCGCTCGTTGGCCGCGTGGAAGCCCGGAGTGTCGGCGCACAACTCAGGGTCGAGTAG